Proteins encoded by one window of Candidatus Nitrosocosmicus hydrocola:
- a CDS encoding metal ABC transporter substrate-binding protein, with protein MSIISLFIQNSVATSNSLKNSSVTVSDPNNLRTTSSDNTNLRIFASFYPIYDFVEKIGMDKVDVSTIVPNGVEPHDFEPTPKQVIELQNADLIFINGAGFETWINDITNSNIVDLSSNITIEEISSNPNPHFWLDPILVESMAEEIYNKLVTLDPDNSVYYQNNLKQFDDSLELLNSNIKNNLTGCALNDFIAFHDAFGYFAKRYGLTQHVIGGISPEMDVNPQKLTESIELAKQLGITTIFSEDNIEPRLSNTIANEIRGKVLILSPIEMITQKEHDLKGDYFSKMYDNLNNLKIALECKR; from the coding sequence ATGAGTATTATATCTCTATTTATTCAAAATTCTGTCGCGACTTCTAATTCATTAAAAAATAGTAGTGTTACTGTTTCTGATCCTAATAATTTACGAACAACTTCTTCTGATAACACTAATCTAAGAATTTTTGCATCATTTTACCCGATATATGATTTTGTTGAAAAGATAGGCATGGACAAAGTTGATGTTTCAACAATAGTACCCAATGGGGTAGAGCCTCACGATTTTGAACCTACTCCTAAGCAAGTAATCGAGTTACAGAATGCAGATTTAATTTTTATTAATGGTGCTGGCTTTGAAACTTGGATAAATGATATAACAAATTCTAATATCGTAGATCTAAGCAGCAATATAACAATAGAAGAAATAAGCTCTAATCCCAATCCGCATTTTTGGCTTGATCCGATATTGGTAGAATCTATGGCAGAAGAAATCTATAATAAGTTGGTCACATTGGATCCAGATAATTCAGTGTATTATCAAAACAATTTAAAACAATTTGATGATAGTCTCGAACTACTCAATTCCAATATTAAGAATAATTTGACTGGTTGTGCCTTGAACGACTTTATCGCATTTCACGATGCTTTTGGCTACTTTGCAAAAAGGTATGGATTGACACAACATGTAATTGGCGGTATATCACCTGAGATGGATGTCAATCCCCAAAAATTAACGGAGTCCATTGAACTAGCAAAACAACTAGGTATAACCACTATATTTTCAGAAGATAATATTGAACCCAGACTGTCAAATACTATAGCTAATGAAATTAGGGGAAAAGTATTGATATTAAGTCCAATTGAAATGATTACACAGAAAGAACACGATTTAAAAGGAGATTATTTCTCAAAAATGTATGATAATCTAAACAATCTAAAAATCGCCCTTGAATGCAAAAGATAG
- a CDS encoding DEAD/DEAH box helicase: MQLKLSDDRISAYLSFLGYHSLYPPQQLAIDNGLLDNSSIVITTPTASGKTLIAILAAIKALEKNKKVVYLTPLRALAYEKYLEFTSIDRSEIFNKKIRVRISTGDFSTSNTDLSSSDIIIMTNEKIDSILRQNAPWLANVGLFISDEIHLIGDQDRGPVLEMVLTKIKKYYPSSQILGLSATITNAVEIAAWLKSKLVESSWRPTKLIEGVYSDGTIYYNNNSQFNISESGKDTTSMTIDLIMDSLKNRGQNLVFVETRKRAVSLAKKVSEFVYKTLSPEEKKNALKVSKQILEEGDDTDLTKNLSKLISFGIGFHHAGLSLTSRGVVEEAFKNGIIKSLFATPTLAAGVNLPARRVIITNVTRYDFVYGASVPISILEYKQLCGRAGRPMYDTHGESIIISDSRTSHEELYDHYILGIPEPLSSNLGNIASIKIHLLGVIASFNGINLDDIYDLFSKTFYSFQDKNNSSLFDRIDSSLDYFIDENLIRLKNNTYQVTAFGKLVSNLYLNPETAVSFRNIINDIKPKSVSTINVFGFLHIITTCPDFYPKFSFRKQDIEEFSFLFYNNYDEFFTDVDIMDCSRSLWTLYEWINESTEKRINERVGVEPGDIHRIVEVSQWLIVCLFEISKLLNRNDLLPIIFSLESRIKHGVKGELVPLVQIKDIGRARARSLYTAGIHIPNDLISISESELSSIPKIGLKLAKKLKKRYVQ; encoded by the coding sequence ATGCAATTGAAGTTGAGTGACGACCGGATTTCGGCTTACCTTTCATTCCTTGGTTACCATTCTCTATATCCTCCTCAACAATTGGCTATTGACAATGGGTTGTTGGATAATTCTAGTATAGTGATTACCACTCCTACCGCAAGTGGGAAAACCTTAATTGCTATATTGGCTGCCATTAAGGCACTAGAAAAAAATAAAAAAGTAGTGTACCTTACACCATTGAGGGCTTTAGCGTATGAAAAATACCTGGAATTTACTTCTATCGATAGATCTGAAATATTTAACAAAAAGATAAGAGTGAGAATTAGTACTGGCGATTTTAGCACCTCAAATACTGATCTAAGTTCTTCCGATATCATAATTATGACCAATGAAAAAATTGACTCAATACTTAGGCAGAATGCTCCATGGCTTGCTAATGTGGGGTTGTTTATTTCTGATGAAATTCATCTTATTGGTGATCAAGACAGAGGACCGGTCTTAGAAATGGTTTTAACCAAAATAAAGAAATACTATCCATCATCTCAAATCCTTGGTTTGAGTGCTACAATTACTAATGCGGTTGAAATTGCTGCATGGCTCAAATCAAAGTTAGTTGAGAGTTCTTGGAGACCAACAAAATTAATAGAAGGGGTATATTCAGATGGAACAATATATTACAATAATAATTCTCAATTCAATATATCTGAATCGGGTAAAGATACCACTTCTATGACCATCGATCTAATAATGGATTCTTTAAAAAATAGAGGACAAAATCTTGTTTTTGTTGAAACAAGAAAACGAGCAGTTTCGCTGGCCAAAAAAGTTTCAGAGTTTGTTTACAAAACATTATCACCAGAAGAAAAGAAAAATGCTTTAAAAGTCTCTAAACAAATTTTGGAAGAGGGTGATGACACTGACTTGACAAAAAATTTATCAAAATTAATTTCTTTTGGGATAGGATTTCATCATGCCGGATTAAGTCTTACTAGTAGAGGAGTTGTCGAGGAGGCATTTAAGAATGGAATAATAAAATCTTTATTTGCTACGCCTACGTTGGCTGCAGGAGTAAATCTTCCTGCACGCAGAGTTATTATAACAAATGTTACCAGGTATGATTTTGTATATGGTGCTTCAGTACCCATAAGTATACTTGAATATAAACAACTTTGCGGTCGAGCAGGGAGGCCAATGTATGATACACATGGAGAATCCATAATCATTTCAGATTCAAGAACATCACATGAGGAACTATATGACCATTATATTTTGGGAATTCCTGAACCTTTGTCATCAAATCTTGGAAATATTGCATCTATCAAGATACATTTGCTTGGAGTAATTGCCTCGTTTAATGGAATTAATTTAGACGATATATATGATTTATTCTCCAAAACGTTTTATTCTTTTCAGGATAAAAATAATTCGTCACTTTTTGATAGAATAGATTCATCATTGGATTATTTCATAGACGAAAATTTAATTCGGTTAAAAAATAATACTTATCAGGTAACTGCATTTGGAAAATTAGTTTCGAATTTGTATCTCAATCCAGAAACTGCTGTATCATTTCGAAATATCATTAACGATATAAAGCCGAAATCTGTCAGCACAATCAATGTATTTGGTTTTCTTCATATAATTACTACTTGTCCTGATTTTTATCCTAAATTTTCCTTTAGAAAACAAGATATCGAAGAATTCAGTTTTTTATTTTATAACAACTATGATGAATTTTTTACAGATGTAGATATAATGGACTGCTCCCGCAGTCTTTGGACTTTGTATGAATGGATTAATGAATCGACTGAAAAAAGGATTAATGAAAGAGTTGGAGTAGAGCCGGGTGATATTCACAGAATAGTCGAAGTATCTCAATGGCTGATCGTATGTTTATTTGAAATTTCTAAATTGCTTAATAGAAATGATCTATTGCCCATTATTTTTTCACTCGAAAGTAGAATTAAACATGGGGTAAAAGGAGAACTTGTTCCTCTAGTTCAGATCAAAGACATAGGCAGAGCTCGAGCACGATCCCTTTATACAGCTGGAATTCATATACCGAACGACTTGATTTCTATCTCGGAGTCTGAGCTTTCATCGATTCCAAAAATAGGTCTGAAGCTAGCCAAGAAGTTGAAAAAAAGATATGTACAGTGA